A section of the Stenotrophomonas acidaminiphila genome encodes:
- a CDS encoding transcriptional regulator, with product MDRYERINALHRLLKSARYPITVARLQEELGCSRATVYRDLAFLRDALMAPVEGDGEAGFRYQSGESDRFELPGLWLSSEELHALLASQHLLARTGGGVLSSVLAPLQQRIEGLLAAQAGASSWPVERVRVIPHRGRKLDEASFRTVASGVLERRQLSFDYRARSTDEVTRRTVSPQRITHYRDNWYLDAWDHGREALRSFAVDRIHKARVIDQAARDIDDGELDAQLGAGYGIFSGAPKGWATILFSAKAARWVADEHWHSKQQGRFLADGRYELKVPYSVSRELLMDVLHYGSDAEIVEPQSLREQAKALLSLALSNYD from the coding sequence ATGGACCGCTACGAACGCATCAACGCACTGCATCGCCTGCTCAAGTCCGCGCGCTATCCGATCACGGTGGCGCGCCTGCAGGAAGAACTGGGCTGTTCACGGGCCACGGTCTACCGCGACCTGGCCTTCCTGCGCGATGCGCTGATGGCGCCGGTGGAGGGCGATGGCGAGGCCGGTTTCCGCTACCAGAGCGGGGAAAGCGACCGGTTCGAGCTGCCGGGGTTGTGGCTGAGCTCGGAGGAACTGCACGCGCTGCTGGCGTCCCAGCACCTGCTGGCGCGTACCGGCGGCGGCGTGCTGTCCTCGGTGCTGGCACCGCTGCAGCAGCGCATCGAGGGCCTGCTGGCGGCCCAGGCCGGTGCCTCGTCGTGGCCGGTGGAGCGGGTGCGGGTGATCCCGCACCGTGGCCGCAAGCTCGACGAGGCCAGCTTCCGCACGGTGGCTTCGGGTGTGCTCGAGCGCCGCCAGCTGTCCTTCGATTACCGCGCCCGTTCCACCGACGAGGTCACCCGGCGCACGGTTTCGCCGCAGCGCATCACCCACTACCGCGACAACTGGTACCTGGATGCCTGGGACCATGGCCGCGAGGCGCTGCGCAGCTTCGCCGTGGACCGCATCCACAAGGCGCGGGTGATCGACCAGGCCGCGCGCGACATCGACGATGGCGAACTGGACGCGCAGCTGGGTGCCGGCTACGGCATCTTCTCCGGTGCGCCCAAGGGCTGGGCGACGATCCTGTTCAGCGCCAAGGCCGCGCGCTGGGTGGCCGACGAACACTGGCACTCGAAGCAGCAGGGCCGGTTCCTGGCCGATGGGCGCTACGAGCTGAAGGTGCCGTACAGCGTGTCGCGCGAGCTGCTGATGGACGTGCTGCATTACGGCTCGGACGCCGAGATCGTCGAGCCGCAGTCGCTGCGCGAGCAGGCCAAGGCACTGCTGTCGCTGGCGCTGAGCAACTACGACTGA
- a CDS encoding DNA-binding response regulator gives MKVLIADDEPLARERLRMLLSAHAGVAVVAEAGDGQATLEACARAQPDVVLLDIAMPGMDGLDVARQLARLEPRPAVVFCTAYESHALSAFEAAAIDYLMKPVRAERLAAALERARTFLAGRGGAATAAAAGGRRVLCARLRGNLRVIPLEDVLYLQAEEKYVVVHHAHGEDLIEESLRSLEEEFGTRFVRIHRNCLVSRQRLQELRRTAAGQVQAVLRGVAQPLEVSRRCVAALKAELAGT, from the coding sequence ACGCCGGGGTGGCGGTGGTGGCCGAGGCCGGCGACGGCCAGGCGACGCTGGAGGCCTGCGCGCGGGCGCAGCCGGACGTTGTGCTGCTGGACATCGCCATGCCCGGCATGGATGGCCTGGACGTGGCGCGGCAACTGGCGCGGCTGGAACCGCGCCCGGCGGTGGTGTTCTGCACCGCCTACGAGTCGCACGCGCTGTCGGCCTTCGAGGCGGCGGCCATCGATTACCTGATGAAACCGGTGCGCGCCGAGCGGCTGGCGGCCGCGCTGGAGCGTGCGCGTACCTTCCTGGCCGGGCGTGGCGGCGCGGCGACGGCCGCTGCCGCGGGCGGGCGCCGGGTGCTGTGCGCGCGGCTGCGCGGCAACCTGCGGGTGATCCCGCTGGAGGACGTGCTCTACCTGCAGGCCGAGGAGAAGTACGTGGTGGTCCACCACGCGCATGGCGAGGACCTGATCGAGGAATCGCTGCGTTCGCTGGAGGAGGAGTTCGGCACCCGCTTCGTGCGTATCCACCGCAACTGCCTGGTCTCGCGCCAACGCCTGCAGGAACTGCGGCGGACCGCGGCCGGGCAGGTGCAGGCGGTGCTGCGCGGGGTGGCGCAGCCGCTGGAGGTCAGCCGTCGCTGCGTGGCGGCGCTGAAGGCGGAACTGGCCGGCACGTGA
- a CDS encoding hydroxymethylbilane synthase, whose translation MNMLRIATRKSPLALWQSEHVAARLRQAHPGLVVELVPMSTRGDEVLDRSLAAIGGKGLFLKELELAMLRGEADCAVHSLKDVPMELDAPFALPAILERADPADAFVSNRHASLDALPHGAVVGTSSLRRQAQLRALRPDLQARDLRGNVNTRLAKLDAGDYDAIILACAGLERLELGARIRDRLRPPQWLPAPAQAAVAVECRADAADVIALLAVLDHAATRACVEAERAMNRALDGSCHVPVAGLAQWRGEDLWLQGLVGGVADGRAVRAQGQGPGNDPEALGRDVARQLLDGGAGDLLR comes from the coding sequence ATGAACATGCTGCGCATCGCCACCCGCAAGAGCCCGCTCGCCCTGTGGCAGAGCGAACACGTCGCCGCCCGCCTGCGCCAGGCGCACCCCGGCCTGGTGGTCGAACTGGTGCCGATGAGCACCCGCGGCGACGAGGTTCTGGACCGCTCGCTGGCCGCCATCGGCGGCAAGGGCCTGTTCCTGAAGGAACTGGAGCTGGCGATGCTGCGCGGCGAGGCCGACTGCGCGGTGCATTCGCTCAAGGACGTGCCGATGGAGCTGGATGCGCCGTTCGCGCTGCCGGCGATCCTGGAACGCGCCGATCCGGCCGATGCCTTCGTCTCCAACCGCCATGCCAGCCTGGACGCGCTGCCGCATGGCGCGGTGGTGGGCACCTCGTCGTTGCGCCGCCAGGCGCAGCTGCGCGCGCTGCGCCCGGACCTGCAGGCGCGCGACCTGCGCGGCAACGTCAACACCCGCCTGGCCAAGCTCGACGCCGGCGATTACGACGCCATCATCCTGGCCTGTGCCGGGCTCGAGCGCCTGGAGCTGGGGGCGCGGATCCGCGACCGGCTGCGCCCGCCGCAGTGGCTGCCGGCGCCGGCGCAGGCGGCGGTGGCGGTGGAGTGCCGCGCCGATGCCGCCGACGTGATCGCATTGCTGGCGGTGCTGGACCACGCCGCCACCCGCGCCTGCGTGGAAGCCGAGCGGGCGATGAACCGCGCGCTGGACGGCAGTTGCCATGTGCCGGTGGCCGGGCTGGCGCAATGGCGCGGCGAGGACCTGTGGCTGCAGGGGCTGGTCGGCGGTGTCGCCGACGGGCGCGCGGTGCGCGCGCAGGGGCAGGGCCCGGGCAACGATCCGGAAGCGCTGGGCCGGGATGTCGCGCGCCAGCTGCTGGACGGCGGCGCCGGCGACCTGCTGCGCTGA